TGATCCAATGGTGAGGCCGTTACGTGAGTTGGGCTACTTACCCAAGGGGGTTCTCTCTCCCCATGATTTACCCCCTGGTTCGCGGCGGGCGGGTAAAATGCCAGCGGAAATTGTGGCCGAAGAGCAGACGAAGGCAGCAGCCACTCAGGCACCCGAAACCTAGGCAGGCGTTGGCGCAGCCCAGGGGCTGGGGCCTGGACACTGAAGGTGTTAGAATCCCAATCGCACCTGCCGATCGCAGGGCTAAAAAATGAGGAGCGAGCATGAATTTAGCTGAAGGCGTTCAATTAGTTTCGTTGGCCATTCTTTCTCTGATCGTGATCGGCGGGGGACTGGGGGTGGTCCTACTGGCGAATATCGTCTATTCGGCCTTCCTGCTGGGAGGCGTGTTTATCGGTATTTCGGGGTTGTACATTCTGCTGAATGCTGGTTTTGTCGCGGCGGCCCAGGTTTTGATTTATGTGGGTGCGGTCAATGTGTTGATCCTGTTTGGGATCATGTTGGTGAATCGCCGACGCACCTTTGCCGACTCCCCCCGCCTCTGGACCCGGCGTATCCTGACCGGGGCTGTCTGCCTTGGCCTCTTTGCCCTGTTAGCAACGGTGGCTTTAACGACTCCCTGGCAGATCTCGACAGCGGCGATCGCCGAGCCTTCCCAAGGAGGAATTGCGGGTGACAACGCCACGGTGTTGATTGGCCAGCACTTCTTTACCGACTTCCTCTTGCCCTTTGAACTGGCCTCACTGCTACTGCTGATTGCGATGGTGGGGGCGATCATCCTGGCCCGTCGGGAATACCTACCCGATGAGCCACCAGAGCAACTGGCCACTGAACTCACCCTGGCCGAGCGTCCCCGCGAACCGGTTCTAGCTGGTCAGCAAGGACAACTCCCGGCTGGAGGCAATTAAAGTTTGGGGTTTGGGGTTTGGGGTTTGGGGTTTGAGGTTTGAATTTTGATGATTAATTGGGTATCCCCTGTAGGGGCGAGTTGGCGCCAACACTTGCCTTGTAACTGATAATTTTGGTAAACCCCTCATTCAAAATGTTGAGTTTTGCAGTTTGAATTAATTGAGATTTCTATGCAATTGCAGTATTTTCTACTGATCGCTGCCGCGCTGTTCGGCATTGGCATCTATGGGTTGGTCAATAGCCGGAATGCCATTCGGGTGCTGATGTCGATCGAACTGATGCTGAATGCCGTTAACCTGAATTTGGTGGCCTTCTCCAATTACCTCGATCCCCAGGAAATTAAGGGGCAGGTGTTTGGGGTGTTTGTGATTACGGTGGCGGCGGCGGAAGCAGCGGTAGGGTTGGCGATCGTTCTGGCCATTTACCGCAACCGTGATACGGTCGATATGGAGCAGTTCAATCTCCTGAAGTGGTAGATGGGTGCAACTGAAGCAAGTCATTATTGCTCATAAGGCGGGGGAAGCGAGTAGCCAGCAGTTGGCCGAACGCTATGCGCGGCTGTTGGAGTCCCGTGACTGCCATGTGCTGATGGGTCCTAGTGGCCCGAAGGATAATCCTTATCCAGTGTTTCTGGCATCGGTGCCCCAAACCATCGATCTGGCCTTAGTCTTTGGTGGCGATGGTACCGCTTTAGCGGCTGCTCGTCACTTGGCGCCAGCAGGTATTCCGATCCTGGCCGCCAATGCAGGGGGGCATTTGGGTTTTTTGACGGAATCACTGGAGCAGGTACAGGATATAGAACTGGTTCTGGAGCGGCTAACCTACGATCGCTTTGCGGTTCAGCAGCGCATGATGCTCCAAGCGGTCTTAGGGGAAGGGAACGTGTCCCATCCCCGTCCCCATCTCTATCCCCAGCCAACTCCAGGGGCACCGTTTCTGGCCCTGAATGAGATGTGCGTTAAACCGGCTTCGGCGGATCGAATGCTCACGTCGATTCTGGAGATGGAAATCGATCGCGAGGTGGTGGATCAGTACCAGGGGGACGGCTTAATCGTGGCCACACCCACCGGTTCGACCTGCTACACCGTAGCAGCGGGCGGGCCGATTTTGCATCCAGGGATGACGGCGATCGTCGTAACGCCGATTTGTCCCCTGAGTCTTTCCAGCCGCCCGATCGTCCTACCTCCAGGTTCCACTGTCAGTATCTGGCCGCTCCATGATCCGGATCTCAGTACCAAACTCTGGACCGATGGGGTGTTAGCCACTTCTATTTGGCCGGGACAACGGGTGGATATTCAGGTAGCCGACTGTCAGGCCCAATTCATTATTCTGCGCGAGAATTATTCCTATTACCAAACCCTGCGGGAAAAGCTCCAGTGGGCAGGTGCACGGATTCGCTATAACAACTTGCATCGCCCATAGGTTAAGGTTTCACCATAATCTTGACGCTACCTTTACACTACAAGCTGACCAATCTTTGCCCCTGATGTCAGGGGAGAGAAGCGAGGCAAGAGAACGGAGCTAGTCGCTCAGTGGGAGCATCTCAATTGGGCAAGATGCGGCCCTCATCCCCCAACCCCTTCTCCCCACTTGGGAGCAGGGGAGCCGGATTTTCAAGTCCCTCTCCCGCTCTGGGAGAGGGATTTAGGGTGAGGGCCACACAAGTGAGATGCACCCCGCTCAGTTTCCCTCGCTTCTCACGCCTCTATCCTCACTCCTTGTATCTTGAGAACGGAGAAGAAGACCGTTCACTCTGGGAGAGGGGTTGGGGTGAGGGTAGTTCGAGTGTTGTCAGTCAATCAGGCGACTACCCATGATGCCACTGCAAATCGCGAGGTACTTAAGCAACTGAGCCGTCTCTCCCTATGCAAAATAGACTGATTCTCATCATTGTGCTCCTGAGTCTAGAAGCGTCGGGGGTATTCACCTGGCAGTGGCTGCGCGATCGCCAGCGGGTCCATACCTTAGTGTTGGTAACCGGGGGTGAGGAGGGAGAATATTATGCCTTTGGACAAGCCCTTGCCCAAGTGGTGGCTCGCCATCAACCGCACCTGCGTATCGCGGTAAGGGCAACGGCAGGCTCGCTCCAAAATCAAAGTCTGCTGGCGGCAGGAGACGTAGATTTGGCGATTCTTCAAAGCGACACCCTGATGAGTCCCAAAACACAAGCGATCGCCCTGCTGTTTCCAGAAGTTTTTCACCTGATCGCCCGTCGCCCGTCTCAAATTCAATCCGTGAGTGATCTCCGGGGCAAGCGTATTGCCCTGATGCCCACGGGCAGTGGTTCCTACCGTCTGTTCTGGCCCTTGAGTCAGCACTATGGTCTGGCCGAGACAGACTTTGTGGCAATCCCCATGACCTCAGATGCCGCCTATGTGGCCCTGCAACAAGGTCGAGTCGATGCCCTGTCCCCAGGGGACCTATAACGGGGCCGTTCCCATTCCCCCCACCGATCTGCCGACGGTGGCCGTGCGGGCAATCCTGGTGACTCGCCAGGATGGATATGACTGCCCAGAGTAAGGCGCTCTCCCCGATCGAAAAACCCTAGGCAAGTAGGGCCAGAATGCCGTAAAAGCTCAGGTGGGGATCAAGCGTCACCTGTTGGGCGATCGCCGGGTTATCCGCCGCTAAATAGCGCCAGATATGCGAGGCATCACCACCGGTTAAGCCTAGGGAACTACTGGGAAACTGCCGTTGCCAATCGGCGATAAAGGTTTGCACCGTGGCCAGTAGGCCGTAGATGACCCCACTGGTGATCGCGGTTTCAGTGTGCTGTGCCCAGCGGGGTGGGAGGGCAGTTGGCAGCGCGACGCGTGGGAGGGCAGCGGTCTGTTGGGCAAGTGCCTTTAGCTGTAGGGAAAGACCAGGGAGAATTGCTCCCCCGACCAGGTGGCGATCGGCGTTGGCTCCCGTCACCGTCAGCGCTGTACCCGCATCGATCACCAGGGTAGGAAACCCCCAGCGGGTTCCGGCTCCCAGCAGGGCCAGGGCGCGATCGATGCCCAACGTCGAATAGAGACCGGTCAAGGGGAGGTGCTCCAGCGTCAAGATCCTGGCCCCTGGGTAGGTTGCCACCCATTGGGTTTGGCTAGGGACCACGGAGGCAATCCACAGGGGAACGACTGAGGCGGGGTTAGAGCAGCGACTAGCACTGTGCCGAGAACGCTGTAACCATGCCCGTACTGCTGCCTGGGTGTTTACCGCTGCCTTTGAGGATGCAGGGGGGAGGGGGACCTGGGCCAGATCGGTCAGGGGAGCATTCAGATGGGGGGTATCCCAGGTATAACGGAGGTGGCGATGCCCTTGCACCCAGGCCCAATGGAGACGGGAGTTCCCAATCACCAGGGCTAGTGCATCTCGGTGGCTAGGCTGCTCAGAAGCCTTGAGGTCAGTCATGACAAATAGGTTGTGGGAAGCGGCGTTGGGCTGCCGCGATCGCCTGCTCCAGAGCCGCGAGAAAACTGGTGGCATCCGCAATCCCCTGGCCCACAATATCAAACGCCGTTCCGTGATCGGGGGAAGTCCGAATCAGGGGCAGGCCAATTGTGGTATTGACCGCGCGATCGAAGGCCAGTAATTTCACGGGGATTAAGCCCTGATCGTGATACAGCGCCAAGTAGGCATCGGGCACTTCTGTGGGTGGGATCGTTCCGTACCACGCTTGCCCCGCCTTCACCCACAGCGTATCCGGCGGCACCGGCCCCTGTAAACGGACATCGGCATTCTGGGCCTGGGCAGCAGCCAGCCAGGGAATCAGCCAAGTTTGTTCCTCCTGTCCGAATTGGCCCTGTTCGCCACTGTGGGGATTAAGGCCGGCAATCGCAATGTGGGGGTAGGGAATGCCCACATCCTGTTGCAGGTAGGCAACCAGTAGATCCAGCTTAGTCTGCATCAAATCGGGAGTAAGGCGGGTCGGTACCTCAGCCAGGGGAATATGGGTGGTCGCTAGTAGGGTGCGTAGGGTCCAACCCGTGTAGGGCGATCGCGCCACAAACAACATCCCGTAGTGCGCCTGTTGACACAGTTCAGCCAGTAACTCCGTTTGCCCTGGATAATCATGCCCCGCTGCCTGCCATGCCGATTTGGCGATCGGGGCCGTTACAATCCCCTGGAAGTCCCCAGCGAGGGTGCGCACGATCGCCGTTTTTAGGTAAGCAAAACTGGCAGTGCCGCTGGCCGCACTACCGATCCCTGGTTGAATCTGGTCCAGGACACCAGAGGGCAGGTCTACCTCCAGGATGGTGAGGCTATCCGGATGGACAATCTCACCGGGGTGGGACAAGCCCTCCTGCTGCAACTGGTCGTAACATTGCTCCAACAGA
This DNA window, taken from Trichothermofontia sichuanensis B231, encodes the following:
- the pdxA gene encoding 4-hydroxythreonine-4-phosphate dehydrogenase PdxA: MYPALALTLGDPAGIGPEVILKALARVPPAQRTALTIVGHRRLLEQCYDQLQQEGLSHPGEIVHPDSLTILEVDLPSGVLDQIQPGIGSAASGTASFAYLKTAIVRTLAGDFQGIVTAPIAKSAWQAAGHDYPGQTELLAELCQQAHYGMLFVARSPYTGWTLRTLLATTHIPLAEVPTRLTPDLMQTKLDLLVAYLQQDVGIPYPHIAIAGLNPHSGEQGQFGQEEQTWLIPWLAAAQAQNADVRLQGPVPPDTLWVKAGQAWYGTIPPTEVPDAYLALYHDQGLIPVKLLAFDRAVNTTIGLPLIRTSPDHGTAFDIVGQGIADATSFLAALEQAIAAAQRRFPQPICHD
- the nuoK gene encoding NADH-quinone oxidoreductase subunit NuoK; the encoded protein is MQLQYFLLIAAALFGIGIYGLVNSRNAIRVLMSIELMLNAVNLNLVAFSNYLDPQEIKGQVFGVFVITVAAAEAAVGLAIVLAIYRNRDTVDMEQFNLLKW
- a CDS encoding pantothenate kinase, with the protein product MTDLKASEQPSHRDALALVIGNSRLHWAWVQGHRHLRYTWDTPHLNAPLTDLAQVPLPPASSKAAVNTQAAVRAWLQRSRHSASRCSNPASVVPLWIASVVPSQTQWVATYPGARILTLEHLPLTGLYSTLGIDRALALLGAGTRWGFPTLVIDAGTALTVTGANADRHLVGGAILPGLSLQLKALAQQTAALPRVALPTALPPRWAQHTETAITSGVIYGLLATVQTFIADWQRQFPSSSLGLTGGDASHIWRYLAADNPAIAQQVTLDPHLSFYGILALLA
- a CDS encoding TAXI family TRAP transporter solute-binding subunit yields the protein MQNRLILIIVLLSLEASGVFTWQWLRDRQRVHTLVLVTGGEEGEYYAFGQALAQVVARHQPHLRIAVRATAGSLQNQSLLAAGDVDLAILQSDTLMSPKTQAIALLFPEVFHLIARRPSQIQSVSDLRGKRIALMPTGSGSYRLFWPLSQHYGLAETDFVAIPMTSDAAYVALQQGRVDALSPGDL
- a CDS encoding NAD(+) kinase; amino-acid sequence: MQLKQVIIAHKAGEASSQQLAERYARLLESRDCHVLMGPSGPKDNPYPVFLASVPQTIDLALVFGGDGTALAAARHLAPAGIPILAANAGGHLGFLTESLEQVQDIELVLERLTYDRFAVQQRMMLQAVLGEGNVSHPRPHLYPQPTPGAPFLALNEMCVKPASADRMLTSILEMEIDREVVDQYQGDGLIVATPTGSTCYTVAAGGPILHPGMTAIVVTPICPLSLSSRPIVLPPGSTVSIWPLHDPDLSTKLWTDGVLATSIWPGQRVDIQVADCQAQFIILRENYSYYQTLREKLQWAGARIRYNNLHRP
- a CDS encoding NADH-quinone oxidoreductase subunit J, encoding MNLAEGVQLVSLAILSLIVIGGGLGVVLLANIVYSAFLLGGVFIGISGLYILLNAGFVAAAQVLIYVGAVNVLILFGIMLVNRRRTFADSPRLWTRRILTGAVCLGLFALLATVALTTPWQISTAAIAEPSQGGIAGDNATVLIGQHFFTDFLLPFELASLLLLIAMVGAIILARREYLPDEPPEQLATELTLAERPREPVLAGQQGQLPAGGN